A genomic segment from Candidatus Brocadia sinica JPN1 encodes:
- the recG gene encoding ATP-dependent DNA helicase RecG has translation MVVTKSLAKTASQSALNQSVQFLKGVGPKRSEIFTKLGIDTIRDVLFYFPRDYKDRTRIQRISEAKIGAEITIQGRVLGIQTRMARSRKSILEIFVGDGTGAIAATWFNQPFLANKFHVGDMVFLHGKVGAYKYLQLLGPEYEVIRENEIDVKEGSVVPVYSLTEHMSQTHFRKIMKMAVHQFAGHIEEILPKEITKKNQLVSINDAVRNIHFPGTFENLEHARCRLIYEELFILELAMALRRRGIKEETGISFKIGANVDTHIRNLIPFALTNAQERVINEITEDMRSSKPMNRLLQGDVGSGKTVVAIYAILAAIANGYQVAFMTPTEILAKQHFQTIQKYLEHSHVRIQLLTGDTNSRQKKDNLDQIKTGQIDLIIGTHALIEETVQFRQLGLVVIDEQHKFGVVQRLKLKKKGLRPDVLIMTATPIPRTLSLTLFGDLDISMLDEMPPGRSPVRTIWVTQDKEKNAYGFIKGEIAKGRQVFIVYPLVEESESFDLKSAVTEARRLQADVFPTLRVGLLHGQMKQAEKDKVMMDFKEKRYDILVSTVIIEVGIDIPNATVMVIVHAERFGLSQLHQLRGRIGRGNEQSYCLLFGNPNSNVSAERLKIMTRTHDGFKIAEMDFRLRGPGEFFGTRQHGLPELKISDLMKDFSILKKARDDAFELVSEDPQLTMVTHLKIRQKVLETFKDRLELINV, from the coding sequence ATGGTAGTTACTAAATCCTTAGCAAAAACAGCTTCACAGTCCGCATTAAATCAATCCGTTCAATTCCTAAAAGGTGTTGGGCCAAAACGAAGCGAAATCTTTACAAAACTGGGAATAGATACGATTCGTGACGTGCTCTTTTATTTCCCACGGGATTACAAAGATCGTACCCGGATACAAAGGATTTCTGAGGCCAAAATAGGCGCAGAGATTACCATTCAAGGCAGGGTACTTGGCATTCAAACGAGAATGGCAAGAAGCAGAAAGAGCATCCTGGAGATCTTCGTTGGCGACGGAACGGGCGCGATTGCTGCAACGTGGTTCAATCAGCCGTTTCTTGCGAACAAATTCCATGTCGGAGACATGGTTTTTTTGCACGGCAAGGTGGGGGCATATAAATACCTCCAGTTATTGGGTCCAGAATACGAAGTTATCCGGGAAAACGAAATTGACGTAAAGGAAGGGAGCGTCGTTCCTGTTTATTCGCTTACGGAGCATATGAGCCAGACCCACTTTCGGAAGATCATGAAAATGGCAGTACATCAGTTTGCTGGTCATATCGAAGAGATACTTCCAAAGGAGATTACGAAAAAAAATCAGTTAGTATCCATAAACGATGCTGTAAGAAATATCCATTTTCCGGGGACATTCGAGAACCTGGAACATGCAAGATGCAGGCTTATCTATGAAGAATTGTTTATCCTTGAATTGGCTATGGCGCTGAGGAGGCGGGGCATTAAAGAAGAAACGGGAATTTCGTTCAAGATAGGAGCTAATGTCGACACACACATCCGAAACCTCATACCTTTTGCTTTGACCAATGCACAGGAGCGGGTAATCAATGAAATTACGGAGGATATGCGAAGCAGTAAGCCCATGAACCGATTGCTGCAGGGCGATGTTGGTTCCGGTAAGACGGTTGTGGCGATTTATGCAATCCTTGCAGCTATTGCCAACGGTTATCAAGTCGCTTTTATGACACCTACAGAAATACTGGCAAAACAACATTTCCAAACCATTCAGAAATATCTGGAACACTCCCACGTCAGAATACAGTTGTTGACAGGTGATACAAATTCCAGACAGAAAAAGGATAACCTTGATCAAATCAAAACGGGACAGATCGACCTGATTATTGGAACGCACGCCCTTATTGAAGAAACCGTTCAGTTTCGGCAGTTGGGGCTTGTGGTAATAGACGAACAGCACAAATTTGGCGTGGTGCAACGTCTGAAATTGAAAAAGAAAGGGCTGCGTCCTGATGTGCTTATCATGACGGCAACCCCAATCCCACGTACCCTTTCCCTTACCTTATTCGGTGATCTGGACATTTCGATGCTGGATGAAATGCCGCCCGGCCGTTCTCCCGTAAGAACCATTTGGGTAACGCAAGACAAAGAAAAAAACGCCTATGGCTTTATCAAAGGTGAAATTGCCAAGGGCAGGCAGGTATTTATTGTCTATCCCCTTGTTGAAGAATCAGAATCTTTTGATCTGAAATCAGCCGTCACAGAGGCAAGAAGGCTGCAAGCTGATGTATTTCCGACTCTCAGGGTGGGGCTGCTTCATGGTCAGATGAAGCAGGCTGAAAAGGATAAGGTTATGATGGATTTCAAGGAAAAGAGATATGACATACTGGTGTCTACCGTGATCATTGAGGTGGGGATTGATATCCCCAACGCCACCGTGATGGTTATCGTACATGCCGAACGATTCGGACTGTCCCAACTCCACCAACTGCGTGGACGCATCGGAAGGGGAAACGAACAGTCGTATTGCCTGCTCTTTGGGAATCCCAATAGCAATGTATCAGCCGAACGGCTCAAGATTATGACCAGGACCCACGATGGATTTAAGATTGCGGAGATGGACTTCAGATTGAGGGGTCCGGGTGAATTCTTTGGCACACGCCAGCATGGTTTGCCAGAACTCAAGATCAGCGATCTTATGAAAGATTTTTCCATACTCAAAAAAGCCCGCGATGATGCCTTTGAACTCGTCTCTGAAGATCCGCAACTTACCATGGTGACACATCTGAAGATTAGGCAAAAGGTTTTGGAGACTTTTAAGGATCGATTAGAACTTATTAATGTATAA
- the bshB1 gene encoding bacillithiol biosynthesis deacetylase BshB1 has translation MTTILAIGPHPDDIEGGMGGSILKLVALGYDVHILDLTNGEPTPHGSPEIRREEWEHSTALLGVKSRTVLDLPNRYLMDGIEARKKVAAVIRKMRPQALFLPYWIDAHPDHIQTTQIGEAARFYAKLTKSDIPGDPCYPTHIFYYLCSHFRVHVTPSFILDISKEFKKKLEIARVYQSQFAYDDERWNYISSSLTAKNQYYGNLIRTDYGEPFMSREQIGLKDIRDIL, from the coding sequence ATGACAACTATCCTTGCAATAGGGCCTCATCCTGATGACATAGAAGGCGGTATGGGGGGAAGTATTCTGAAATTAGTCGCCCTGGGATATGATGTCCATATCCTCGATCTGACTAACGGCGAACCCACCCCACATGGTAGTCCTGAAATTCGAAGAGAAGAATGGGAACACTCAACCGCATTGCTCGGTGTGAAGAGCAGAACTGTGCTCGACCTGCCAAATCGCTACCTTATGGACGGGATAGAAGCCCGCAAAAAGGTTGCTGCCGTGATTCGAAAGATGCGCCCGCAGGCGCTTTTCCTTCCGTATTGGATCGATGCCCACCCTGACCACATTCAGACTACACAGATTGGCGAGGCGGCCCGGTTCTATGCGAAACTGACAAAATCTGATATCCCCGGAGATCCATGCTACCCTACTCACATCTTTTACTACCTCTGTTCCCATTTCCGCGTACACGTCACACCCTCATTCATCCTGGACATCAGCAAGGAATTTAAAAAGAAACTTGAGATTGCAAGGGTCTATCAATCCCAGTTTGCCTATGATGATGAGCGATGGAACTACATCAGTAGTTCGCTTACGGCAAAGAATCAATATTATGGAAATTTGATCCGGACCGATTATGGAGAACCCTTTATGAGCCGGGAACAGATTGGCCTGAAGGATATACGGGATATTTTATAG